Proteins encoded by one window of Chryseobacterium aquaeductus:
- a CDS encoding DEAD/DEAH box helicase encodes MSFKNLNLINPIIRAATEAGCPMPTELQIRVIPQILNGKDVLCCIPRGTERLTSFTMPVLQALKKNNPDHNDTRVLVLTSTKETAMEIEENFKIYTKYLPLSQLSVYEGISNGTQLSSLRRRLDVLIATPEKLMQLDDQRHISLSKIEVLIVDDVEILLKNNRDILKRLIGKLPVKRQNVLFSAVISQEVSTFADKIFDDGMEIKKTIAYSAVS; translated from the coding sequence ATGAGTTTTAAGAATTTAAACTTAATCAATCCCATCATTCGTGCCGCTACAGAAGCTGGATGTCCGATGCCTACAGAATTGCAGATCAGAGTTATTCCGCAAATCTTAAATGGTAAAGATGTTCTATGCTGTATTCCGCGCGGAACAGAAAGGTTGACTTCTTTTACAATGCCGGTTTTACAGGCACTGAAAAAGAACAATCCGGATCATAATGATACAAGGGTTTTGGTTTTGACTTCCACCAAAGAGACTGCGATGGAAATTGAGGAAAATTTTAAAATTTATACCAAATATCTTCCTTTGTCACAACTGTCTGTATATGAAGGAATTTCAAACGGTACGCAATTATCTTCATTGAGAAGAAGATTAGATGTTTTGATCGCTACACCAGAGAAATTAATGCAGCTTGATGATCAACGACATATCAGTCTTTCTAAAATAGAGGTTTTAATCGTAGACGATGTGGAAATTCTGCTGAAGAATAATCGTGATATTCTGAAGCGATTGATTGGCAAACTTCCTGTGAAAAGACAAAATGTGCTTTTTTCGGCGGTAATCTCGCAAGAAGTAAGTACATTTGCAGATAAGATATTTGATGACGGAATGGAAATCAAGAAAACAATAGCATATTCTGCAGTTTCCTGA
- a CDS encoding L-serine ammonia-lyase: MESISVFEIIKVGIGPSSSHTMGPWNAASAFIRIIKRERSIAEVKEVFLEFFGSLAKTGIGHGTDIAGMLGLNGEDFKTINTSKIDEIVDHIKTSQILNLGGEKEIPFVYGHHLVLNMSQSLDFHPNGMIFKAILEDGSELVQDFYSVGGGFIASQEKNSIEKECVRTLYPCHHGSDIVKYCEKLGLNKMSDLILINEESWRSQEQTRSEALNIWENIKECIYKGVNKEGVLPGGLNVSRRAAGINRKLLGDKIYKNKNEWFQQVVDAEENFTNINKWIACFALSVNEENASFGRIITAPTNGASGVIPAVLMYAQAFTPHTSDDDIARFLLVAGEIGTLFKKNATISAAMGGCQAEIGVSSAMAAAGLTEILGGSVGQVLMAAEIAMEHHLGLTCDPIRGLVQIPCIERNTMGAMKAITAANIALESDPAKAKVSLDQVIQTMWETALAMNDRFKETSEGGLAIAVNVPEC, encoded by the coding sequence ATGGAATCTATATCAGTTTTTGAGATTATTAAAGTAGGAATTGGGCCATCAAGTTCACATACCATGGGACCTTGGAATGCCGCCTCAGCATTTATCAGAATTATAAAAAGAGAAAGATCAATTGCTGAAGTGAAAGAAGTTTTCTTGGAATTCTTCGGCTCTCTGGCAAAAACAGGAATTGGTCACGGAACAGATATTGCCGGAATGCTTGGCTTAAATGGTGAAGATTTTAAAACAATCAACACTTCAAAAATTGACGAAATCGTCGATCATATCAAAACTTCTCAGATTCTGAATTTAGGCGGCGAAAAAGAAATTCCTTTTGTTTACGGTCATCATTTAGTTTTGAATATGTCTCAATCTTTAGATTTTCATCCGAATGGAATGATTTTTAAAGCTATTTTAGAAGACGGCTCAGAGCTGGTACAAGATTTTTATTCTGTAGGCGGAGGTTTTATTGCAAGTCAGGAAAAAAACTCCATCGAAAAAGAATGTGTACGAACTTTATATCCTTGTCATCATGGTTCTGATATTGTAAAATATTGCGAGAAATTAGGTTTAAATAAAATGTCAGATTTAATTTTAATCAATGAAGAAAGCTGGAGAAGTCAGGAGCAAACTCGCTCAGAAGCGCTTAATATCTGGGAAAATATTAAAGAATGCATTTACAAAGGAGTCAATAAAGAAGGCGTTTTGCCTGGCGGATTGAATGTTTCTCGCAGAGCTGCAGGCATCAACAGAAAACTTCTTGGAGACAAAATTTACAAAAACAAAAACGAATGGTTTCAGCAGGTTGTTGATGCCGAAGAAAATTTTACCAATATCAACAAATGGATTGCGTGTTTTGCACTTTCCGTGAATGAAGAAAACGCAAGTTTCGGACGTATTATCACCGCACCTACTAACGGTGCAAGTGGTGTGATTCCTGCAGTATTGATGTATGCACAGGCTTTCACACCTCATACAAGTGATGATGATATTGCAAGATTTTTATTAGTAGCAGGAGAAATCGGAACTTTATTTAAGAAAAATGCAACCATATCCGCAGCGATGGGCGGTTGCCAGGCGGAGATTGGTGTCTCTTCAGCGATGGCTGCAGCAGGACTTACCGAGATTCTTGGTGGAAGTGTTGGGCAGGTTCTCATGGCAGCAGAAATTGCGATGGAGCACCACTTGGGTTTGACGTGTGATCCGATCAGAGGTCTGGTGCAGATTCCTTGTATTGAAAGGAATACAATGGGTGCAATGAAAGCAATCACCGCTGCAAATATTGCTCTGGAAAGTGATCCTGCTAAAGCAAAAGTAAGTTTAGACCAAGTTATTCAGACGATGTGGGAAACGGCTTTGGCAATGAATGATCGTTTCAAGGAAACTTCTGAAGGTGGTTTGGCAATCGCGGTCAATGTACCGGAATGCTAA
- a CDS encoding cold-shock protein produces MQQGTVKFFNETKGFGFISPAEGGQDIFVHSSGLNTKMIRENDKVVFDVEKSEKGLNAVNVRLA; encoded by the coding sequence ATGCAACAAGGCACAGTAAAATTTTTTAACGAAACAAAAGGTTTCGGATTTATTTCTCCAGCAGAAGGAGGACAAGACATTTTTGTACATTCTTCAGGATTGAACACTAAAATGATTCGTGAGAATGATAAAGTAGTTTTTGACGTTGAAAAAAGCGAAAAAGGATTAAATGCAGTTAATGTAAGACTTGCATAA
- a CDS encoding YciE/YciF ferroxidase family protein, whose protein sequence is MATKTATPKKTATPKKPAATKKPVATKKTTTKSASKEPAKKDAASDLKDFFEDALKDIYWAEKALTKALPKMEKNATHPDLKKAISSHLAETEVHITRLEECFKALGLKPEAKKCDAMQGLLDEGKGIMEETKAGAIRDVGIIAASQKVEHYEIATYGSLAAYAKVLNEKKCLSNFLATLKEEKNCDELLSTIADTALNSKAK, encoded by the coding sequence ATGGCTACTAAAACAGCAACTCCAAAAAAAACAGCAACTCCGAAAAAACCTGCTGCAACAAAGAAACCTGTTGCAACAAAGAAAACAACTACGAAATCAGCTTCTAAAGAGCCTGCAAAGAAAGATGCAGCTTCTGATCTGAAAGACTTTTTTGAAGATGCTTTGAAAGACATTTACTGGGCTGAAAAAGCTTTAACAAAAGCTCTTCCGAAAATGGAAAAAAACGCAACCCATCCAGATTTGAAAAAAGCAATCTCTTCACATTTAGCTGAAACTGAAGTTCACATTACAAGACTAGAAGAATGTTTCAAAGCATTAGGATTGAAACCCGAAGCCAAAAAATGCGATGCAATGCAAGGATTATTAGATGAAGGAAAAGGCATTATGGAAGAAACAAAAGCAGGTGCGATTCGTGATGTAGGGATTATTGCAGCTTCACAAAAAGTAGAACATTATGAGATTGCAACCTACGGTAGCCTTGCTGCGTATGCAAAGGTTTTAAATGAAAAAAAATGTTTGAGTAACTTTTTAGCAACTTTAAAAGAAGAAAAAAATTGCGATGAATTGTTATCTACTATTGCAGACACCGCACTGAACAGCAAAGCAAAGTAA
- a CDS encoding SemiSWEET transporter — MDVNVLGIIAGFLTSISMIPQLIKVIREKNVEDISWVMILVLICGLSLWVWYGIIQKELPIILSNAFAVLVNITLLTCFMIYRKK; from the coding sequence ATGGATGTGAATGTTTTAGGTATTATTGCAGGATTCTTAACCTCAATATCGATGATCCCTCAACTCATAAAAGTGATCAGGGAAAAAAATGTGGAAGATATTTCATGGGTGATGATTCTTGTATTGATCTGTGGTCTTTCGCTATGGGTTTGGTATGGAATTATTCAAAAGGAGTTACCCATTATTCTCTCTAATGCGTTTGCCGTTTTGGTAAATATCACTTTGCTCACTTGTTTCATGATATACCGAAAAAAATAA
- a CDS encoding helix-turn-helix domain-containing protein translates to MRIYIKYMVSLRCKMMVQEQLEQLGFKNALVNLGTVDIPQDVPQEKLEVFRIKLAHLGLELLDDKKSILIEKIKNTITEMIHNADEQPKENYSEYLSATLNYDYTYLSNVFSEVNGYTIQHFIIINKIEKVKELLLYNQMNLTEIAYKLNYSSVAHLSYQFKKITGLAPSFYKNLKQKRQKNLEDL, encoded by the coding sequence ATGAGGATTTATATAAAATATATGGTCAGTCTGCGATGTAAGATGATGGTGCAGGAACAACTTGAGCAATTGGGATTTAAGAATGCATTGGTGAATCTTGGAACGGTAGATATTCCTCAAGATGTACCTCAAGAAAAACTGGAAGTTTTCAGAATAAAATTAGCACATCTAGGTCTCGAATTGCTGGATGATAAAAAAAGTATCTTAATTGAAAAGATAAAAAATACCATTACAGAAATGATACATAATGCCGACGAACAGCCGAAAGAAAACTATTCTGAGTACCTGAGTGCAACACTGAATTATGATTACACATATCTTTCAAATGTTTTTTCAGAGGTGAATGGCTACACCATACAGCATTTTATCATCATCAATAAAATTGAAAAGGTAAAAGAACTTCTTTTATACAATCAAATGAATCTTACCGAAATAGCTTATAAACTCAACTACAGTAGTGTGGCGCATTTGTCTTATCAGTTTAAAAAAATCACAGGTCTAGCTCCTTCTTTCTATAAAAACCTGAAGCAAAAAAGGCAAAAAAATCTTGAAGATCTGTAG
- a CDS encoding acyl-CoA dehydrogenase family protein → MNESSSKLSGENYPEFLEHFKTSLHHLFQRENIDQLSQSRGLPPNVWKEIMNLKPLSVAVPSEFGGRGLKVKECLGILSAASYESLPLSLTFGINIALFLEPLAKYGNESIKENIFQHFLNYGAMGGLMITEPDFGSDALNMKTQNELKGDHYEVKGTKHWQGLTGLANYWLITSRNSNADGNLSRDVDFFIADTHQKDQNIEVLEYYDNPGLYMIPYGLNKVDIKVPQANKLIPESTGLKMMLDILHRSRFQFPGMGMGFLKRMLDEALDHTRSRIVGNSNLYALDQVQYQLTRLESFFTLCSAMCAKSSKISGIENNLSSDGVHANSMKALVTDMMQEAAQILVQLSGGKGYRMSHIGGRGIMDSRPFQIFEGSNEMLYTQISEGILKEMKKKKIENVGEYLQQNPLSENAAKLYTQNLDFTINTAISQRKMIDLGKVVARIITVNDLLELSNAGFSQKLVDNSVEMTRQEIVSLIASMNHHQDLKPLDDYSDNSNWMSLV, encoded by the coding sequence ATGAATGAATCTTCAAGCAAGTTATCCGGGGAAAATTATCCTGAATTTCTTGAGCATTTTAAAACTTCACTCCATCATCTTTTTCAGAGAGAAAACATCGACCAGCTAAGTCAATCAAGAGGTCTTCCGCCAAATGTGTGGAAAGAAATCATGAATCTTAAACCATTATCTGTGGCTGTGCCATCGGAATTTGGAGGTCGTGGATTAAAAGTGAAAGAATGTTTGGGGATTTTATCTGCAGCTTCTTATGAATCTCTTCCGTTATCACTTACTTTTGGGATCAATATTGCACTTTTTCTTGAGCCTTTGGCGAAATATGGGAATGAATCTATCAAGGAAAATATATTTCAGCATTTCCTAAACTACGGTGCAATGGGAGGTTTGATGATTACAGAACCCGACTTTGGAAGTGATGCCTTGAATATGAAAACTCAAAACGAGTTGAAGGGTGATCATTACGAAGTAAAAGGTACGAAACATTGGCAAGGACTTACAGGTTTGGCTAATTATTGGCTGATTACTTCAAGAAATTCAAATGCTGATGGCAATCTTTCCAGGGATGTAGATTTTTTCATCGCAGACACCCATCAAAAAGATCAAAATATAGAAGTTTTAGAATATTATGATAATCCGGGATTATACATGATTCCTTATGGTCTTAATAAAGTTGATATAAAAGTTCCTCAAGCCAACAAATTGATTCCTGAATCTACAGGTCTTAAAATGATGCTTGACATTCTTCACAGAAGCAGATTCCAATTCCCGGGAATGGGTATGGGCTTTTTGAAGAGAATGCTGGACGAAGCTTTAGATCATACAAGAAGCAGAATTGTAGGAAATTCAAACCTTTATGCACTTGATCAGGTGCAATATCAGCTTACAAGATTAGAATCATTTTTCACATTATGTTCTGCAATGTGTGCGAAAAGTTCTAAAATCAGCGGAATTGAAAACAATCTTTCGTCAGATGGAGTTCATGCCAATTCTATGAAAGCTTTGGTGACAGATATGATGCAGGAAGCTGCACAGATCTTGGTTCAGCTTTCCGGTGGAAAAGGCTACAGAATGAGCCATATCGGAGGACGAGGAATTATGGACAGCCGTCCGTTCCAGATTTTTGAAGGTTCTAATGAAATGCTGTACACGCAGATTTCAGAAGGAATTTTAAAAGAGATGAAGAAAAAGAAAATCGAAAATGTAGGCGAATATCTTCAGCAAAATCCTTTAAGTGAAAACGCTGCAAAGTTATACACACAAAATTTAGATTTCACCATCAATACGGCAATTTCTCAGAGAAAAATGATAGATCTTGGTAAAGTTGTTGCAAGAATCATCACTGTAAATGATCTTTTGGAATTGAGTAATGCAGGATTTAGCCAAAAACTGGTTGATAATTCTGTGGAAATGACCAGACAGGAAATTGTTTCGCTTATTGCATCAATGAATCATCATCAGGATCTAAAACCTTTAGATGATTATTCTGATAATAGTAATTGGATGTCTTTAGTGTAA
- a CDS encoding alpha/beta hydrolase: protein MKIYVVSGLGADFKVLQKLKFPEQHEIVFLDWMIPEMDESFADYVKRMAEKIDDSEPFYLLGYSFGGIMVQELNALKPAEKVVIMGSIKSDKEKSRLIKVGEVTKIPKYLPLRFFNDQTSVFYTRLRKFFDPKNPKITEYFQVRDPYYLKWSVERISEWKFDENPNVIQILGDRDIVFPIKNSKPNYVIKGGTHLFPATKYKEVSGILHEIFI, encoded by the coding sequence ATGAAAATATATGTAGTAAGCGGCTTAGGAGCAGATTTTAAAGTTTTACAGAAACTAAAATTCCCTGAGCAACATGAGATCGTTTTTTTAGATTGGATGATTCCCGAGATGGATGAAAGCTTTGCAGATTACGTAAAAAGAATGGCTGAAAAAATTGATGATTCGGAACCTTTTTATTTGCTGGGATATTCTTTTGGTGGAATTATGGTACAGGAGCTCAATGCTTTAAAACCTGCCGAAAAAGTAGTCATTATGGGAAGTATAAAATCTGATAAAGAAAAATCCCGATTGATTAAAGTGGGAGAAGTCACAAAAATTCCCAAATATTTGCCGCTTCGCTTTTTTAATGATCAAACCTCTGTTTTTTACACACGACTGCGGAAATTTTTTGATCCGAAGAATCCTAAAATTACAGAATATTTTCAAGTGCGAGATCCTTACTACCTGAAATGGTCTGTGGAAAGAATTTCAGAATGGAAATTTGATGAAAACCCCAATGTCATTCAAATTTTGGGAGACCGAGATATTGTTTTTCCTATTAAAAATTCAAAACCCAATTATGTGATAAAAGGCGGAACTCATCTTTTCCCCGCAACGAAGTATAAGGAGGTTTCTGGCATTTTGCACGAGATTTTTATTTAA
- a CDS encoding YceI family protein: protein MKKIFLVAVLAGGLAFGQSKKVVTSDVHWWGYKVAKTESSSHDGTVKVKSGNMILKGNELVGGDFVLDMNSINATDLSGEYQGKLNGHLKNGDFFEVEKFPVASFKITSVKKNNDKVYNKLVTGNLTVKGKTSAVSFPAKVSYSNGTVSLESNKFSFDRQKFDVAYKSSMKDVFVKDDIDMLVKVTAK from the coding sequence ATGAAAAAAATATTCTTGGTAGCAGTTTTGGCTGGCGGATTGGCTTTCGGGCAATCAAAAAAAGTAGTAACATCTGATGTTCACTGGTGGGGTTATAAAGTTGCAAAAACTGAATCTAGTTCACATGACGGAACGGTAAAAGTAAAATCCGGTAATATGATTCTGAAAGGCAATGAGCTTGTGGGAGGAGATTTTGTATTGGATATGAATTCTATCAACGCAACCGATCTTTCAGGAGAATATCAAGGCAAATTGAATGGCCATCTTAAAAACGGAGATTTTTTTGAAGTTGAAAAGTTTCCTGTTGCAAGTTTCAAAATTACTTCTGTAAAGAAAAACAACGATAAAGTTTATAATAAATTGGTAACAGGAAATCTTACGGTGAAAGGAAAAACAAGTGCGGTTTCTTTTCCGGCAAAAGTTTCTTACAGCAACGGTACGGTAAGTTTAGAGTCGAATAAATTTTCTTTCGACAGACAAAAATTTGATGTCGCTTACAAGTCTTCAATGAAAGATGTGTTTGTGAAAGATGATATAGATATGCTAGTAAAAGTGACTGCTAAATAA
- a CDS encoding nuclear transport factor 2 family protein, whose protein sequence is MSNKEILKKANSLITKGDYEGFLAFCTEDTKWIFVGDQVLLGKDEVRNYMATAYVEPPKFMVENLIEEGDFVSAIGKISMKDKNGDTIEYSYCDVWKFSEGKMAELNAFVIES, encoded by the coding sequence ATGAGTAATAAAGAAATTCTTAAAAAAGCAAATTCGCTGATTACCAAAGGCGATTACGAAGGTTTTTTAGCATTTTGTACAGAAGATACCAAATGGATTTTTGTGGGAGACCAAGTACTGCTGGGTAAAGATGAAGTAAGAAATTATATGGCTACTGCTTATGTGGAACCACCAAAATTTATGGTTGAAAACCTGATTGAAGAAGGTGATTTTGTATCGGCAATTGGAAAAATAAGTATGAAAGATAAAAACGGAGATACAATCGAATATTCCTACTGTGACGTCTGGAAATTCTCTGAAGGTAAGATGGCAGAACTCAATGCTTTCGTAATCGAGAGCTAA
- a CDS encoding YceI family protein, translating into MKRLLLFVMMCASISFAFAQKKGDKISKVLTSEIKWWGHKVVKTVPTSHYGSLKLKSGKFTFDKTVLVDGEFVIDMRSLVVADLSGEDQVKLTNDLKGPTFFEVKKFPTAKFHLKKIIPLANSEYNSTIVGDITIKGIRKTISFPANAHITQFTVEIESSRFSLNRKDFRVFYQSSVKDYFIKDEMDIQFKLSTQKIDNERPL; encoded by the coding sequence ATGAAAAGATTATTATTGTTTGTGATGATGTGTGCGAGCATTTCATTTGCATTTGCTCAAAAAAAAGGAGATAAAATTTCAAAAGTTCTTACTTCTGAGATCAAATGGTGGGGTCACAAGGTTGTAAAAACCGTACCAACATCCCATTATGGTAGTTTAAAACTGAAAAGCGGTAAATTTACTTTTGATAAAACCGTTTTGGTAGATGGCGAATTTGTTATCGACATGAGAAGTCTTGTCGTTGCAGATTTATCTGGTGAAGATCAGGTAAAATTAACCAATGATTTGAAAGGTCCTACTTTTTTCGAGGTTAAAAAGTTTCCTACTGCGAAATTTCACCTGAAAAAAATAATTCCTCTTGCGAACAGCGAGTACAATTCTACCATCGTAGGAGATATTACGATCAAAGGAATCAGAAAAACAATTTCTTTCCCTGCAAACGCACATATTACGCAGTTCACGGTAGAAATTGAGTCTTCAAGATTTTCTTTGAACAGAAAAGACTTCAGAGTTTTCTATCAGAGTTCAGTGAAAGATTATTTCATCAAAGATGAGATGGATATTCAATTTAAACTCTCTACTCAGAAAATTGATAACGAAAGACCTTTGTAA
- a CDS encoding ammonium transporter, translating into MKIGLKWKVSFVIISLVAIGGLFWKPSVDFPNTGDFLGQESIVGSDIAWILAAAGLVLLMTPGLSFFYGGMVGKKNMISTMLQSFIALGVISILWIVVGFSLSFGDSLGFEMNGKHYGIIGNPFTYPFFNHVSIYPHKTMAPTIPFILFALFQMKFAVITPALITGSFAERVRFISYLVFMVLFSLFIYTPLCHMVWHPEGLLNKFFRIKDFAGGTVVHMSAGFAALAGAIVLGRRKNPHHEPSNIPYVVLGTGMLWFGWFGFNAGSALSANATAAIAFGTTTIASASAMMTWIFFDRINGRKVSALGACIGAVVGLVAITPACGFVSIQESLFIGFVAAIVSNLMLNWKALKKIDDTLDVFACHGVGGIMGMILTAIFAHGENASLLHGGWGVFAHHMMALVLVSVFTFFGSLILYKITNRIITLRVSEESENIGLDMSQHEESLKW; encoded by the coding sequence ATGAAAATTGGATTAAAATGGAAAGTTTCATTTGTCATAATTTCGTTAGTAGCAATTGGCGGACTTTTTTGGAAACCAAGCGTTGACTTTCCAAATACGGGAGATTTCCTTGGTCAGGAAAGTATTGTAGGATCAGATATAGCATGGATTTTAGCAGCGGCCGGATTGGTTTTGCTGATGACTCCCGGACTTTCGTTTTTCTATGGTGGAATGGTGGGAAAGAAAAATATGATTTCCACAATGTTGCAGAGCTTTATCGCATTGGGCGTGATTTCGATTTTGTGGATTGTTGTCGGGTTTTCGCTATCATTCGGGGATTCTTTGGGTTTCGAGATGAATGGCAAACATTACGGAATAATCGGAAATCCCTTTACCTATCCGTTTTTCAATCACGTCAGTATTTATCCACACAAAACGATGGCTCCTACAATTCCTTTTATTTTATTTGCATTGTTTCAGATGAAGTTTGCAGTAATTACGCCAGCTTTGATAACTGGATCTTTTGCTGAGAGAGTTCGCTTTATTTCTTACTTGGTTTTCATGGTTTTGTTCAGCCTTTTCATTTATACACCGCTTTGCCACATGGTTTGGCATCCTGAGGGACTTTTAAATAAATTTTTCAGAATAAAAGATTTCGCTGGCGGAACTGTAGTTCACATGAGTGCAGGATTTGCCGCTTTGGCAGGAGCTATTGTTTTGGGGCGAAGAAAAAATCCGCATCACGAGCCATCCAATATTCCTTACGTAGTCTTAGGAACCGGAATGCTTTGGTTTGGCTGGTTTGGTTTTAACGCAGGATCTGCTTTAAGCGCCAATGCAACTGCCGCAATTGCTTTCGGAACCACTACAATTGCTTCGGCATCAGCAATGATGACTTGGATTTTTTTCGACAGAATAAACGGACGAAAGGTTTCTGCACTCGGAGCCTGCATTGGTGCAGTGGTTGGTCTGGTAGCAATTACACCAGCATGTGGTTTTGTTTCCATTCAGGAAAGTTTGTTTATAGGATTCGTTGCTGCTATTGTTTCAAATCTAATGCTCAATTGGAAAGCTTTGAAGAAAATAGACGATACCTTAGATGTTTTCGCCTGCCATGGAGTAGGAGGAATTATGGGAATGATCCTGACAGCAATATTTGCTCATGGCGAAAATGCAAGTCTTCTGCATGGCGGTTGGGGCGTTTTTGCACATCACATGATGGCATTGGTGTTGGTTTCTGTATTTACGTTTTTCGGATCTTTGATTTTATATAAAATTACAAACCGTATCATTACTCTCAGGGTTTCCGAAGAATCTGAAAATATAGGTTTGGATATGTCCCAACATGAAGAAAGCCTGAAATGGTAA
- a CDS encoding glucokinase: MNLNPKFPLFLPGVKNSSNDNVSIIGVNLREDVTTVAYYISGNGGIETKIQKNYPTKDYSAFTEILTQFIQDEQLEDVKRLGISVPGPVLDGKSNPARLGWSFDIQEYKNTFRFEDVVMLNDQEASAYGIALLQDSDLDAIYSSGHLEKGNVAILAPGNGLGEAGYFFDGKYLRPFATEGGHSEFSPRTNVEVEFYQFLNNIYGIVSWENVLSKTGLFNIYRFLRDVKRHPEPEWLSERLSNANGNFTEEIFKAAVEEDVMICKIALDTFLEFLAREANNLTLKLKATGGLLITGDIPQIIRQYIDKDKFYEKFKISDKMEDMLKNIPIYLINTDSTSIDGAALYAAYYKD; the protein is encoded by the coding sequence ATGAACTTAAATCCAAAATTTCCACTTTTTTTACCAGGAGTAAAGAACAGCAGTAACGATAATGTTTCGATCATTGGTGTAAACCTACGTGAAGATGTTACCACAGTCGCTTATTATATCTCGGGTAACGGTGGAATTGAAACTAAAATACAAAAAAATTATCCTACAAAAGATTATTCTGCATTTACAGAGATTCTTACACAATTTATTCAGGATGAGCAGTTAGAAGATGTGAAGCGTTTGGGAATATCGGTTCCGGGTCCGGTTTTGGATGGGAAAAGTAATCCTGCAAGATTGGGATGGAGTTTTGATATACAAGAATATAAAAACACTTTCAGATTTGAAGATGTAGTTATGCTAAACGATCAGGAAGCGTCTGCGTATGGTATTGCACTTCTTCAGGATAGTGATCTTGATGCGATATACAGTAGTGGTCATTTAGAAAAAGGAAACGTAGCAATTCTTGCTCCCGGAAACGGATTGGGTGAGGCAGGATATTTCTTTGACGGAAAATATTTAAGACCTTTTGCAACAGAAGGTGGTCATTCAGAATTTTCTCCTAGAACCAATGTTGAGGTTGAGTTTTATCAATTCTTAAACAATATCTACGGAATTGTAAGTTGGGAAAATGTACTTTCTAAAACAGGATTATTCAATATTTACAGATTTCTTAGAGACGTAAAAAGACATCCGGAACCAGAATGGCTTTCAGAAAGACTTAGCAACGCAAACGGAAATTTCACAGAGGAAATATTCAAAGCTGCAGTGGAGGAGGATGTAATGATTTGCAAGATTGCATTAGATACATTCCTAGAATTTTTGGCAAGAGAAGCTAATAACCTGACCTTGAAGCTGAAAGCAACAGGTGGTTTGTTGATCACAGGAGATATTCCGCAGATTATAAGACAATATATCGATAAAGATAAATTCTACGAAAAATTTAAAATAAGTGATAAAATGGAAGATATGTTAAAAAACATTCCAATCTATCTTATCAATACAGACAGTACAAGTATTGATGGTGCTGCGCTATACGCCGCTTATTACAAAGACTAA